The genomic region GCACGCACCTTGCAATAGCAAAGGCATCCTTCTCACCCATCGGAGCCTCCGGATGTCCCTCGAGCACGTCGAAAAACTCATCAAGGACCACAAGATCGAATTCGTGGACCTGCGCTTCACCGACATGCGCGGCGTGCAGCACCACGTCACCTTCCCGAAATCCATCGTCGAAGCGAGCCTGTTCGAAGACGGCAAGATGTTCGACGGTTCGTCGATCAGCGGCTGGAAGGGCATCAACGAATCCGACATGGTCCTGTTGCCCGACGCGTCGACCGCGGTCATCGACCCGTTCACCGCCGATCCGACCCTCATCCTGACCTGCGACATCCTCGACCCGGCGACCATGCAGGCCTACACCCGCGACCCGCGCGGCGTGGCCAAGCGCGCCGAAGCCTACCTCAAGGCCAGCGGCATCGCCGACCAGGCGTTCTTCGGCCCGGAGCCGGAATTCTTCATTTTCGACAGCGTCCGTTTCGCCAATGAAATGGGCCACACCTTCTTCCACATCGATTCGGAAGAAGCGCACTGGAACTCCGGCCGCGAGTACGAAGGCGGCAACACCGGCTACCGGCCGATGGTGAAGGGCGGTTACTTCCCGGTCGCGCCGCTGGATTCGCTGCACGACATCCGCGCCGAAATGTGCAAGGAACTGGAAGCCGCCGGCATCGAAGTGGAAGTGCATCACCACGAAGTCGCCAATGCCGGACAGTGCGAGATCGGCACCAAGTTCAGCACCCTGGTGCAGAAGGCCGACGAACTGTTGACGATGAAGTACATCATCAAGAACGTGGCGCATCGCAACGGCAAGACCGCGACCTTCATGCCGAAGCCCATCGTCGGCGACAACGGCAGCGGCATGCACGTGCACCAGTCGCTGGCCAAGGGCGGCGTGAACCTGTTCTCCGGCGACGGCTACGGCGGCCTGTCGCAGATGGCGCTGTGGTACATCGGCGGCATCTTCAAGCACGCGCGCGCGATCAACGCGTTCGCCAACTCCACCACCAACAGCTACAAGCGCCTGGTCCCCGGCTTCGAAGCGCCGGTGATGCTGGCTTATTCGGCGCGCAACCGTTCGGCCTCGTGCCGTATCCCGTACGTGTCCAACCCGAAGGCGCGTCGCATCGAAATCCGTTTCCCGGACCCGATGAACTCCGGTTACCTCACCTTCGCCGCGCTGATGATGGCCGGTCTGGACGGTATCAAGAACCAGATCGATCCGGGTTCGCCCAGCGACAAGGATCTGTACGACCTGCCGCCGGAAGAAGAGAAGAACATCCCCACCGTCTGCCATTCGTTGGACCAGGCGCTGGAGGCGCTGGACAAGGATCGCGAGTTCCTCAAGGCCGGCGGCGTGTTCAACGACGACTTCATCGACGGTTACATCGCGCTGAAGATGCAGGAAGTCACCAAGTTCCGCGCGGCGACGCATCCGCTGGAATACCAGATGTATTACACGATCTGATGTTTGCTCCCTCCCTTCCGCTGAAAGCGAAGGGGAGGGTTGGGGAGGGGTTGCGGTTGCAGATGTCGGGACAACAGCACTCCCTCCCGACCTCCCCCTGCGCTGTGCGCAAGGGGAGGAGAACACCCGGTTGAGTTGGGGGAGGCGATGGAGATCCGCATCGACGATCTGCGCAGCGAAGCGGTCATCGCGTTGCTGCGCGAACACAAGGCGGATCTCGCGCAGCACTCGCCGCCGGAGAGTTGCCACGCGCTGGACCTGGACGGTCTGCGCGCACCGGAGGTCACGTTCTGGAGCGTGTGGCAGGCCGGCGAACTGGTGGGCTGCGGCGCGTTGAAGCAACTCGACGCGGCGCACGGCGAAATCAAATCGATGCGCACGGTTTCGCGGCATGTGCGCAAAGGGGTGGCGGCCAGGTTGATGCGCCACATCCTGCAGGAAGCCAGGGGCCGGCAGTATCGGCGCCTGAGTCTGGAAACCGGTTCGATGGAAGTATTCGAACCGGCGAGGGCGCTGTACGAGCGTTTCGGCTTCGAGCCATGCGATCCGTTCGCGGATTACGTCGAAGACCCGTACAGCATGTTCATGACGATCGCGCTTTGAAGCGCGGCCGGCGTGCGAGCGATATCGGCGGCTTGGGTTTTTTGCAAGACGAGGCACGGGAAACGCATACGCAGCTTCCTTCCCCACGTCGGAATGCGTAGAGCGGTTCTCTTCATCGATGGCCGGTACTCCGGTGCCGGCCATCATCCACAGCGAATATTCGCCAACGGGGAGAGCGCATGAAACTGATCACCGCCATCATCCGGCCGTTCAAGCTCGACGAGGTGCGCGAAGCCTTGTCCGAGATGGGCGTGTCCGGAATCACCGTCACCGAAGT from Lysobacter sp. harbors:
- the glnA gene encoding type I glutamate--ammonia ligase gives rise to the protein MSLEHVEKLIKDHKIEFVDLRFTDMRGVQHHVTFPKSIVEASLFEDGKMFDGSSISGWKGINESDMVLLPDASTAVIDPFTADPTLILTCDILDPATMQAYTRDPRGVAKRAEAYLKASGIADQAFFGPEPEFFIFDSVRFANEMGHTFFHIDSEEAHWNSGREYEGGNTGYRPMVKGGYFPVAPLDSLHDIRAEMCKELEAAGIEVEVHHHEVANAGQCEIGTKFSTLVQKADELLTMKYIIKNVAHRNGKTATFMPKPIVGDNGSGMHVHQSLAKGGVNLFSGDGYGGLSQMALWYIGGIFKHARAINAFANSTTNSYKRLVPGFEAPVMLAYSARNRSASCRIPYVSNPKARRIEIRFPDPMNSGYLTFAALMMAGLDGIKNQIDPGSPSDKDLYDLPPEEEKNIPTVCHSLDQALEALDKDREFLKAGGVFNDDFIDGYIALKMQEVTKFRAATHPLEYQMYYTI
- a CDS encoding GNAT family N-acetyltransferase, producing MEIRIDDLRSEAVIALLREHKADLAQHSPPESCHALDLDGLRAPEVTFWSVWQAGELVGCGALKQLDAAHGEIKSMRTVSRHVRKGVAARLMRHILQEARGRQYRRLSLETGSMEVFEPARALYERFGFEPCDPFADYVEDPYSMFMTIAL